The following proteins come from a genomic window of Larimichthys crocea isolate SSNF chromosome XV, L_crocea_2.0, whole genome shotgun sequence:
- the ajap1 gene encoding adherens junction-associated protein 1, whose protein sequence is MWIKRSVARSPSALRPGSCVGHRLWILLAMTHLTLDFSVCSPLSQSLGIKLTPKSVPHSQPRWQPVWDTPNKLHWRTVSPLARRLLNPIPPPQDNRAGIDSKVKGHQHRKPVHKGQAACKECQLKYSQKETGDTLAVIAEAPAALSSGSRGDTVRLLLRARRQLKWDSYDKSQEGRTTTVAGFIDWGPTGTDSIDDDGKPEPNITLSTRVSTTTVATTTSTTTRLSQRTFTVVTTPEPKSTTKATVNFGETVKPPKPYGEPPGLAVHQIITITVSLIMVIAALITTLVLKNCCAQSGNGRHNSHQRKIHQQEESCQNLTDFTPARVPSKVDIFTAYNDSLQCSHECVRTAVPIYTDEMIQQTPVYKTAYNGNRPSPTERQLIPVAFVSEKWFEISC, encoded by the exons TCCGTCTGCTTTGAGGCCAGGCAGCTGTGTGGGGCACCGGTTGTGGATCCTGCTGGCCATGACCCACCTCACCCTGGACTTCTCTGTGTGCAGCCCCCTCAGTCAGAGTCTGGGTATCAAACTCACGCCTAAATCGGTGCCTCACTCACAACCTCGCTGGCAGCCAGTCTGGGACACGCCCAACAAGCTTCACTGGAGAACAGTAAGTCCGCTGGCCCGCCGGCTTCTAAACCCTATCCCTCCACCCCAGGACAACAGAGCTGGGATAGACTCAAAAGTCAAGGGTCACCAGCATCGGAAGCCAGTGCATAAAGGACAAGCAGCGTGTAAGGAGTGCCAGCTAAAATACTCTCAAAAGGAGACAGGTGATACTTTGGCTGTAATAGCTGAAGCTCCAGCAGCTTTATCCAGTGGGAGCAGAGGAGACACAGTGAGGTTGTTACTTAGAGCCAGGAGACAGCTCAAATGGGACAGCTATGACAAATCCCAGGAGGGCCGGACTACGACAGTGGCCGGATTTATCGACTGGGGACCCACAGGGACAGATAGCATAGATGATGATGGCAAACCAGAGCCCAACATAACACTGTCCACCAGGGTCTCAACTACCACAGTGGCCACAACCACTAGCACTACAACCAGGCTCTCCCAAAGGACGTTCACTGTGGTGACCACACCAGAGCCCAAGAGCACCACCAAGGCCACTGTCAACTTCGGGGAGACTGTCAAACCACCAAAGCCATATGGGGAACCACCTG GTTTGGCAGTTCACCAGATAATCACAATCACTGTGTCTCTTATTATGGTTATCGCAGCCTTGATCACAACACTCGTCCTTAAAAACTG CTGTGCGCAGTCGGGAAATGGCCGCCACAATAGCCATCAGCGCAAGATCCACCAGCAGGAAGAAAGCTGCCAAAACTTGACAGACTTCACCCCAGCCCGGGTGCCCAGCAAGGTGGATATATTCACTGCCTACAATGACAGCCTGCAGTGCTCACATGAGTGCGTTCGGACTGCCGTGCCCATCTACACTGATGAGATGATCCAGCAGACGCCTGTCTACAAGACTGCTTACAATGGAAACAG GCCCTCCCCCACTGAAAGACAACTGATCCCTGTGGCCTTTGTGTCAGAGAAATGGTTTGAGATCTCGTGTTGA